In the Sediminitomix flava genome, one interval contains:
- a CDS encoding superoxide dismutase: protein MAFELPQLPYAYDALEPHFDAQTMEIHHSKHHNGYTTNLNKAIEGTALEGKSIEEILKSGDLAPAVRNNGGGFYNHDLFWTILSPNGGGAPTGALATAIDEAFGSFDAMKEKFNAAAATRFGSGWAWLCVSNGKLEICSTANQDNPVMGEGCDGTPILGLDVWEHAYYLKYQNRRPDYISAFWNVVNWEEVSKRFEAAK from the coding sequence ATGGCTTTTGAATTACCTCAACTTCCATATGCATACGATGCTTTAGAACCACATTTTGATGCTCAAACTATGGAAATCCACCATAGCAAGCACCACAATGGCTATACAACAAACTTGAACAAAGCAATCGAAGGAACTGCTCTTGAAGGTAAGTCTATCGAAGAAATCCTTAAGTCTGGTGACCTAGCTCCTGCTGTTAGAAACAACGGTGGAGGATTCTACAACCACGACTTGTTCTGGACAATCTTGTCTCCAAACGGTGGTGGTGCCCCAACTGGTGCATTGGCTACAGCTATCGATGAGGCTTTCGGATCATTCGACGCAATGAAAGAAAAATTCAATGCAGCAGCAGCAACTCGTTTCGGTTCTGGTTGGGCTTGGTTGTGTGTTTCTAATGGTAAATTGGAAATCTGCTCTACTGCAAACCAAGATAACCCAGTAATGGGCGAAGGTTGTGACGGTACTCCAATCTTGGGTCTTGATGTTTGGGAACACGCTTACTACTTGAAATATCAAAACAGAAGACCAGATTACATCTCTGCATTCTGGAATGTAGTAAACTGGGAAGAAGTTTCTAAAAGATTTGAAGCTGCTAAATAA
- a CDS encoding nucleoside deaminase produces MELYSHEYFMNQALKEAQKAYEEDEIPVGAVVVCQNKIIGRGHNQTEKLGDPTAHAEMIAITSATQYLGNRYLDQCTLYVTLEPCVMCGGGLYWSQIGGIVYGAPDLKRGYSTVSDKIIHPKTQVISGIKAEECEELIRSFFKKLRKK; encoded by the coding sequence ATGGAGCTTTATAGCCACGAATATTTTATGAATCAAGCCCTTAAAGAGGCTCAAAAAGCATATGAGGAAGATGAAATCCCTGTAGGTGCAGTAGTGGTTTGTCAAAATAAAATTATAGGCAGAGGTCATAATCAAACTGAGAAACTTGGCGATCCTACAGCTCATGCAGAAATGATTGCGATTACAAGCGCTACTCAATATTTAGGAAATCGATACCTCGATCAATGTACATTGTATGTTACTTTGGAACCTTGTGTCATGTGCGGAGGAGGCTTGTATTGGAGTCAGATCGGAGGGATTGTATACGGTGCTCCAGACCTAAAAAGAGGATATAGCACTGTCAGTGATAAAATCATCCATCCAAAAACTCAGGTTATTTCAGGAATCAAAGCTGAAGAATGTGAAGAATTAATCCGAAGTTTTTTCAAAAAACTGAGAAAAAAATAA
- a CDS encoding RNA polymerase sigma factor yields the protein MGKYKVKDSDLVQQYKNGNELAFETLLNRYKNKLFTTILLVVKDSDVAEDLLQDTFIKAINTIKSGRYNEEGKFMPWITRIAHNMAIDYFRKQKRYPSMVMEESLPLFNTMDFAEDSYESVQIKKETYDKLRFYIEQLPDTQREVLMMRHYMQMSFQEIADSTNVSINTALGRMRYALINLRKLMEQSATFEVSEALI from the coding sequence ATGGGGAAATATAAAGTTAAAGATTCTGATCTTGTTCAGCAGTACAAAAATGGAAATGAATTAGCTTTTGAAACCTTATTAAATAGGTATAAAAACAAGCTATTTACTACAATCTTACTTGTCGTGAAAGACTCTGATGTAGCTGAAGATTTACTACAAGATACGTTTATCAAAGCTATAAATACGATAAAGTCTGGGCGATACAATGAAGAAGGTAAGTTTATGCCATGGATCACTCGTATTGCTCACAATATGGCTATCGATTATTTCAGAAAGCAAAAAAGATATCCATCTATGGTCATGGAGGAGAGCCTTCCATTGTTCAATACGATGGACTTTGCAGAGGATTCTTATGAGTCGGTGCAAATCAAAAAAGAAACTTATGATAAACTACGTTTCTATATTGAGCAGTTACCAGATACTCAGCGTGAGGTCTTAATGATGCGTCATTACATGCAGATGAGTTTCCAAGAAATAGCAGATTCTACCAATGTGAGTATCAATACAGCTCTTGGGCGTATGAGATATGCTTTGATCAACTTGAGAAAGTTGATGGAACAAAGTGCTACTTTTGAAGTAAGTGAGGCACTGATCTAA
- a CDS encoding potassium channel family protein: MTQKFAVIGLGQFGSAVARKLSHEGAEVLAIDKNIDRIEIIKDEVAFAVALDSTDGKALKAQSVQDMDAVLVAIGENIEGLLLTVVQLLELNIKRIIARVVSPQQKIILDKLGVSEVISPEDAMGEAIAETLLNPHMHSFLSLPDNHQIADVSLPIRLIQKTVGELDFEENYNLELLAIKRTYETTKDGHRYRQQHLIKKIRSDIELEAQDELVIFGLDEDIETFLKVNS; encoded by the coding sequence ATGACTCAGAAATTCGCAGTCATTGGATTAGGGCAATTTGGCTCTGCCGTTGCTCGTAAACTTTCTCACGAAGGTGCAGAAGTGCTAGCCATAGACAAAAACATAGATAGAATAGAAATAATAAAAGACGAAGTAGCTTTTGCTGTAGCTTTAGATTCTACTGACGGGAAAGCACTAAAAGCACAAAGCGTTCAAGATATGGATGCTGTACTTGTGGCTATTGGGGAAAATATTGAAGGGCTTTTACTTACTGTTGTTCAATTGCTTGAATTGAACATTAAAAGAATTATAGCAAGGGTTGTAAGCCCTCAGCAGAAAATCATCCTAGACAAACTAGGGGTTTCTGAAGTTATTTCTCCCGAAGATGCGATGGGAGAAGCAATTGCTGAAACGCTGTTGAACCCTCACATGCATTCTTTTTTGAGTTTACCTGACAACCATCAAATTGCAGATGTAAGTCTTCCCATTCGATTAATTCAAAAAACTGTTGGTGAGTTAGACTTTGAGGAAAACTACAACTTAGAATTATTGGCAATCAAACGTACTTACGAAACCACTAAAGATGGACACCGCTATCGTCAGCAGCATTTAATCAAAAAGATTCGATCGGATATAGAGCTAGAAGCACAAGATGAACTTGTCATTTTTGGGTTAGATGAAGATATTGAGACGTTCTTGAAAGTGAACAGCTAA
- a CDS encoding DHH family phosphoesterase: protein MYNFKDLQQYLATPRKAVILPHQKPDADALGSCLALASYLGKAGHNTTVISPNDYPTFLNWMEGHDKVVVYDNGNEEKSAKIIGEADIIFCLDFSSLNRVDKMENLVKAQLGKKKFVVIDHHQGKEDFADFELWDISAAATAQLIYEFILMDEGSHKIDIPMAANIYAGIMTDTGSFKYPGTSSRTHRIAADLKDLGLDTAKIHNLVYDNNSENRIKFLGFALNQRLTILRPLKAAYFAITEKDQQRFNTQTGDSEGVVNYALSIEGIRIAAFFKEQEGNVKISFRSIGDFSVAELAANYFNGGGHKNAAGGILRNSNLDIAIQTFEEALSSMLSVKIENQ from the coding sequence ATGTACAATTTTAAGGATCTTCAACAATATCTAGCAACACCAAGAAAGGCTGTTATTTTGCCACACCAAAAACCAGATGCAGATGCATTAGGCTCTTGCCTAGCTTTGGCTTCTTACTTGGGAAAAGCAGGGCACAATACTACAGTTATTTCTCCAAATGATTATCCTACCTTCTTGAATTGGATGGAAGGGCATGATAAGGTTGTTGTCTATGATAATGGCAATGAAGAAAAGTCAGCTAAGATTATTGGAGAAGCAGACATTATCTTTTGTCTTGATTTCTCTTCTTTAAATCGAGTTGACAAAATGGAGAATTTGGTGAAGGCTCAGCTAGGAAAAAAGAAATTCGTAGTTATTGACCATCACCAAGGAAAAGAAGACTTTGCAGACTTTGAACTATGGGATATCAGTGCAGCAGCAACAGCGCAACTGATTTATGAATTCATCTTGATGGACGAAGGTAGCCATAAGATTGACATCCCGATGGCAGCAAATATTTATGCGGGAATAATGACTGATACAGGTTCTTTCAAGTATCCTGGTACTTCAAGCAGAACTCACCGCATAGCAGCAGACCTTAAAGACTTAGGTTTAGACACCGCTAAGATTCATAACCTTGTTTATGACAATAACTCTGAGAATAGAATCAAATTTTTAGGTTTTGCCCTAAATCAAAGATTAACGATTCTCAGACCACTTAAGGCTGCGTATTTTGCCATTACTGAAAAAGACCAACAGCGTTTTAATACACAAACAGGAGATAGTGAGGGCGTGGTCAACTACGCTTTATCTATTGAAGGTATTCGAATTGCAGCATTTTTTAAAGAGCAAGAAGGGAATGTCAAAATTTCTTTCCGTTCGATCGGTGATTTCTCTGTAGCTGAGTTGGCTGCTAACTATTTTAATGGTGGTGGGCACAAAAATGCAGCAGGAGGAATTCTGAGAAACTCAAATCTTGATATTGCAATTCAAACCTTTGAGGAGGCGCTTTCGAGTATGTTATCAGTTAAAATCGAAAATCAATAA
- a CDS encoding FKBP-type peptidyl-prolyl cis-trans isomerase — MNWRKKILWSACVASLGLYTACSSSEESGETSAGHKYKRIIAAENKGVVDSLLVKPKSNTYVSYRGEVVNAKDSVLAEFGYMYDMPSFTPIRNAESPRGLEEILVLGAQGDSLVMNTTAGDMMFRGLDPQDELELRVRLLKVYDDVKVVRAEADSLRKIAMEKRESFMEERYEEEKASIEEYAKANNLELLQAENGTYYVITEQGNGGKYTEGETAVMNYRGTLLESGKEFDNSYDRGESFKFKPGKKQVIAGWDAVVPLLDEGSKAIILIPSKLGYQDRVSPTIPANATLKFEVEVVGFMDDVELEEQRLKDMEARVQKEKADLVAYVKDNSLTSTKTESGLQYVITEEGSGEYPQVGDTVVVHYTGTLLNGKKFDSSLDRNETFEFALGQGRVIKGWDEGIALMKKGSKATLLIPSNLGYGERGAGADIPPYSPLKFDVELVDVKKAK, encoded by the coding sequence ATGAACTGGAGAAAAAAAATACTTTGGAGTGCATGTGTTGCATCTCTAGGGTTGTATACGGCTTGTAGTTCTTCTGAGGAATCAGGTGAGACAAGTGCGGGTCACAAGTATAAGCGAATCATTGCCGCTGAAAATAAAGGCGTAGTAGACTCTTTACTAGTAAAGCCAAAGTCTAATACTTACGTATCGTATAGAGGAGAGGTAGTAAATGCCAAAGATTCTGTATTAGCAGAGTTTGGTTATATGTATGATATGCCATCTTTTACACCTATTCGTAATGCTGAGTCTCCAAGAGGACTAGAAGAAATCTTGGTATTAGGTGCTCAAGGCGATAGCTTGGTGATGAATACAACAGCTGGTGACATGATGTTCAGAGGTCTTGATCCACAAGATGAATTAGAGCTTCGTGTACGTCTTCTAAAAGTATATGACGATGTTAAAGTTGTAAGAGCTGAAGCTGATTCTCTTCGTAAGATTGCAATGGAGAAGCGTGAATCTTTTATGGAGGAACGTTATGAAGAAGAAAAAGCAAGCATCGAAGAATATGCAAAAGCAAATAATCTTGAGTTGTTACAAGCTGAAAATGGTACTTACTATGTAATTACTGAGCAAGGTAATGGCGGTAAATATACAGAAGGTGAAACAGCTGTAATGAACTACAGAGGTACTTTGTTAGAGTCTGGAAAAGAATTCGATAACTCTTACGATAGAGGAGAGTCTTTCAAATTTAAGCCAGGTAAAAAACAAGTTATAGCGGGTTGGGATGCTGTTGTTCCTTTATTGGATGAAGGTTCGAAAGCTATTATTCTTATTCCTTCAAAATTGGGATATCAGGATAGAGTAAGCCCAACAATTCCAGCAAATGCTACATTGAAATTTGAGGTTGAAGTAGTAGGGTTCATGGATGATGTTGAACTTGAAGAGCAACGTCTGAAAGATATGGAAGCTCGTGTACAGAAAGAAAAAGCTGATCTTGTTGCCTACGTAAAAGATAATTCTTTGACAAGTACAAAAACTGAATCAGGTTTACAGTATGTAATCACAGAAGAAGGTTCAGGAGAGTATCCTCAAGTAGGAGATACTGTAGTTGTGCACTACACAGGTACTTTGTTGAATGGTAAAAAATTCGATTCTTCATTGGATAGAAACGAGACTTTTGAATTCGCTTTAGGACAAGGTCGAGTAATTAAAGGATGGGATGAAGGTATCGCATTAATGAAGAAAGGTTCGAAGGCAACACTATTGATTCCTTCCAATTTAGGTTATGGAGAAAGAGGTGCTGGTGCAGATATTCCTCCATATAGTCCATTAAAGTTCGATGTAGAGCTTGTGGATGTTAAAAAGGCGAAGTAA
- a CDS encoding FKBP-type peptidyl-prolyl cis-trans isomerase, translating to MRAKIYTLMLTALSFSMTSCFDDTDDITQENINTIEAFLTENDLLENAVKTSSGSYVVTVEEGSSKNAESNLVLETDYYAYIFDPNAENGEGQYLGISQGFKFIPDSSIFSLGFSEGVQEMTEGQRAEFYIPSGIPAGASPGFSTDVLIPSGAIFKYDTRLKAIRTLAEQNAMEDELIEESLDSLARDVLTEIGELPEPFVIEDLIERLDSGVVKVRILSRGDTTSVTTDSQVNADYQGFFLENGDMFDEAFDTTFELDTTSFVFGFSQGLLNMKQGERALIFIPSRAGYGATGSSDGTIPPFEPIYFDVYVREVTE from the coding sequence ATGAGAGCAAAGATATATACGTTGATGTTAACAGCTTTGAGTTTTTCTATGACTAGCTGTTTTGATGATACAGATGACATAACACAGGAGAATATCAACACCATTGAGGCATTTTTAACTGAAAATGACCTTTTAGAGAATGCAGTAAAAACCTCAAGTGGTTCTTATGTAGTTACAGTAGAAGAGGGAAGTTCTAAAAATGCTGAGTCTAATTTAGTTTTAGAAACCGATTACTACGCTTATATCTTTGATCCGAACGCTGAAAATGGAGAAGGTCAATATCTTGGAATTTCACAAGGTTTTAAATTCATTCCGGATTCATCAATTTTTTCACTAGGATTTAGTGAAGGAGTTCAAGAGATGACTGAAGGTCAGCGTGCAGAATTTTATATTCCTTCGGGAATACCAGCAGGTGCTTCTCCTGGTTTTTCTACTGATGTTCTTATTCCATCAGGGGCAATTTTCAAATATGACACACGTCTTAAAGCTATTCGCACCTTGGCTGAACAGAACGCCATGGAAGATGAGTTGATTGAAGAGTCATTAGATTCTTTGGCTAGAGATGTGTTAACTGAAATTGGAGAGTTACCAGAACCTTTTGTTATTGAAGATTTAATCGAAAGATTAGATTCTGGGGTAGTAAAAGTTAGAATTTTATCGAGAGGAGATACAACCTCAGTAACAACAGATAGCCAAGTGAATGCAGATTATCAAGGTTTTTTCCTTGAAAACGGTGATATGTTTGATGAAGCATTCGATACAACTTTTGAACTAGATACAACAAGCTTTGTATTTGGTTTTAGTCAAGGGCTATTGAATATGAAGCAAGGAGAAAGAGCATTGATCTTTATTCCTTCAAGAGCTGGTTATGGGGCTACAGGTTCATCGGATGGAACTATTCCTCCATTTGAACCAATTTACTTCGATGTTTATGTACGAGAGGTAACAGAATAA
- a CDS encoding FKBP-type peptidyl-prolyl cis-trans isomerase, giving the protein MRRSIIYSLLFLGSIFTSCNNFGGSEFDQSEIEQMQIETHIDYLSDLFAAEYGLGDDFDFRQVEGYQITEETGIHILPIPSPFPQPDTIINATVGDTLLIDYIGSTLDGVIFDQSTDISGPFEMVVGATDVIPGWTEVFRGELPVGGSTIYLFPSATGYGVTGRLPEIKSNAILQFEVTIDSVNFKAPI; this is encoded by the coding sequence ATGAGAAGAAGTATTATTTATAGCTTACTCTTTTTGGGTAGCATTTTTACATCTTGTAATAATTTTGGAGGATCAGAATTTGACCAATCAGAAATTGAGCAAATGCAGATAGAGACGCATATTGATTATCTGTCTGATTTATTTGCTGCTGAGTATGGTCTAGGAGATGATTTTGATTTCAGACAAGTTGAAGGATATCAGATCACAGAAGAAACGGGGATTCATATTCTTCCTATTCCAAGTCCATTTCCTCAACCAGATACAATAATCAATGCCACAGTTGGAGACACACTCTTGATTGATTATATCGGGTCTACTTTAGATGGGGTTATTTTTGATCAGAGCACTGATATTTCAGGCCCATTTGAAATGGTTGTAGGAGCTACAGATGTTATTCCTGGATGGACTGAAGTATTTAGAGGAGAACTACCAGTAGGAGGTTCTACTATTTATCTATTCCCTTCTGCTACGGGTTATGGGGTTACAGGTAGGTTACCCGAAATCAAATCTAATGCAATATTACAGTTTGAAGTAACGATTGATAGTGTAAACTTTAAGGCACCTATTTAG
- a CDS encoding NAD(P)H-dependent oxidoreductase yields MNTFIDALNWRYAVKKFDNTKEVSVEKLERILEAGRLSASSYGLQPYTFLLIENKELRAKLKDASWNQTQIVDASHLLVLCANSSLSTHDVDLYIKQIADTRGLEVSMLEEFSQMMKGTVNSRSQEELTVWAQKQVYIAVGNILAAAALENVDSCPMEGFDPAAYVEILNLSEKNLLPTVVIPLGYRSEDDSYQQMQKVRKKSADLYKTI; encoded by the coding sequence ATGAATACCTTCATTGATGCACTAAATTGGCGATATGCCGTCAAAAAATTTGATAACACAAAAGAAGTTTCAGTAGAAAAACTTGAACGCATTTTAGAGGCTGGACGCCTTTCTGCTTCATCATACGGCTTACAACCTTATACATTTCTTCTTATAGAAAATAAAGAACTGAGAGCTAAACTTAAAGATGCTTCTTGGAATCAGACTCAAATTGTGGATGCCTCACACCTGTTAGTATTGTGTGCAAACTCAAGCCTTTCTACACATGATGTTGACCTTTATATTAAACAAATAGCCGATACTCGTGGGTTAGAAGTTTCAATGTTAGAAGAGTTCAGTCAAATGATGAAAGGCACCGTAAATTCTCGATCACAAGAAGAACTAACGGTATGGGCTCAGAAGCAAGTATACATTGCTGTGGGTAACATATTAGCAGCTGCTGCACTTGAAAATGTTGACTCATGCCCTATGGAAGGATTTGACCCTGCAGCATATGTAGAAATACTCAATTTATCCGAGAAGAATCTGCTACCGACGGTTGTTATTCCGCTTGGCTATCGCTCAGAAGATGATAGCTATCAGCAGATGCAGAAGGTTAGAAAAAAATCAGCAGATTTATACAAAACGATATAA
- a CDS encoding tetratricopeptide repeat protein: protein MKRLVLIASLCSVLGIFSASAQDNADMVFFKLGEQMKAKGDFQAAISNYDLGLAVADTSSLIYNSKGECLLALKQTDKAIEAWNKALSLRSNYPQVFQSLLKVYKETKNDLKYIETLDKYAQVLSPGDKATSYLEIANLYYNSGDKVKALEYSQKSYKEISAKTEAYYLAGLIYNEQKKFAEAATVLKKGVGFLNSSDPKSSAKFYYNWGLALYNGGKFEESVEILQKASYGPYKPKVARLMPDYYYNVASTMMTLHEWDEAETMLKKALTIDPSFAKANLMLADLALKRAGTASAVGYYDKALKGKTGNDKQTVEIYSEYIDLLILSHKYSEASKLAEQCLTKYPQALGVAYLKAVAYGKNNQKDAAISQLKQLLTKPGLAPIDKVTYTFTIGMFEKDANKEKATSTFNKAKKGPFSNAADYMLVQLGAVEL from the coding sequence ATGAAAAGATTAGTTTTAATAGCCTCATTATGTTCGGTTCTGGGTATTTTTTCAGCTTCAGCTCAAGATAATGCCGATATGGTATTCTTTAAATTGGGTGAGCAGATGAAAGCCAAAGGAGATTTTCAAGCAGCAATCAGTAATTATGATTTAGGTCTTGCAGTCGCAGATACTTCTTCACTTATTTACAATTCAAAAGGAGAGTGTTTGTTAGCATTGAAGCAAACTGATAAGGCTATTGAGGCATGGAATAAAGCATTGAGTTTGAGAAGTAATTACCCTCAAGTATTTCAGTCATTATTGAAGGTTTATAAAGAGACTAAAAATGATTTAAAATACATTGAAACGCTAGATAAATATGCACAAGTCCTTTCTCCTGGAGATAAGGCAACAAGTTATTTAGAGATCGCAAATCTTTATTATAACTCTGGAGATAAGGTTAAAGCGCTTGAGTATAGTCAAAAGTCTTATAAAGAAATTTCTGCTAAGACAGAAGCATATTACTTAGCAGGTTTGATTTATAATGAGCAAAAGAAATTTGCAGAAGCTGCAACTGTGCTTAAAAAAGGTGTTGGTTTTCTGAATTCTTCAGACCCAAAATCTAGTGCTAAGTTTTATTATAACTGGGGATTGGCTCTTTACAATGGAGGAAAGTTTGAAGAGTCGGTTGAAATTCTTCAGAAAGCAAGTTATGGACCTTACAAGCCTAAGGTTGCTAGATTGATGCCTGATTATTATTACAATGTAGCATCAACTATGATGACTCTTCATGAATGGGATGAGGCAGAAACAATGTTGAAAAAAGCATTGACTATTGACCCTAGCTTTGCTAAGGCAAACTTAATGTTGGCTGATTTAGCCCTTAAAAGAGCAGGTACTGCATCGGCTGTTGGTTATTATGATAAAGCCTTGAAAGGAAAGACAGGAAATGATAAGCAAACAGTAGAGATTTACTCAGAATATATTGACTTATTGATTTTGAGTCATAAATATTCAGAAGCTTCTAAATTGGCAGAACAGTGTTTAACTAAGTACCCTCAAGCTCTTGGAGTAGCTTATTTGAAAGCAGTTGCTTATGGTAAGAATAACCAAAAAGATGCTGCAATTAGCCAGTTGAAGCAGTTGTTGACAAAACCAGGACTTGCACCAATTGATAAAGTGACTTATACGTTCACTATTGGAATGTTTGAAAAAGATGCAAATAAAGAAAAGGCTACCTCAACGTTTAATAAAGCGAAGAAAGGTCCTTTCTCAAATGCAGCAGATTATATGTTAGTACAGCTAGGAGCAGTAGAGCTTTAG
- a CDS encoding sigma-70 family RNA polymerase sigma factor: MRQLKISKQITNRESQSLDKYLQEIGKVDLLTPDEEVELAKRIREGDQRALEKLTKANLRFVVSVAKQYQNQGLSLGDLINEGNLGLIKAAQRFDETRGFKFISYAVWWIRQSILQALAEQSRIVRLPLNRVGSLNKISKTFSELEQKYEREPSPDELAEVLDVTTNEVVDTMKISGRHVSMDAPFVQGEENNLYDVLENDQEEKPDTELMNDSLRREVQRALSTLTKREADVITLYFGLNGEHSMTLEEIGEKFNLTRERVRQIKEKAIRRLRHTSRSKALKPYLG; this comes from the coding sequence ATGAGACAACTCAAGATTAGTAAGCAGATCACCAACAGGGAATCGCAATCACTAGACAAGTATCTTCAAGAAATTGGTAAAGTCGATCTATTGACACCCGATGAAGAAGTGGAATTGGCTAAGCGAATCCGTGAAGGCGATCAAAGAGCTTTGGAAAAGCTTACAAAAGCAAACTTACGTTTTGTGGTTTCGGTGGCTAAACAATATCAAAACCAAGGTCTTTCTCTTGGTGATTTGATTAATGAAGGAAACCTTGGTCTTATCAAAGCTGCTCAACGTTTTGATGAAACTCGTGGTTTCAAATTTATCTCTTATGCTGTATGGTGGATTAGACAGTCAATTCTTCAAGCACTAGCTGAACAATCAAGAATTGTACGTTTACCACTAAACAGAGTAGGATCTCTTAACAAAATCTCAAAAACATTCTCAGAGTTAGAGCAAAAGTACGAGCGTGAGCCATCTCCAGACGAGCTTGCTGAAGTTCTTGATGTAACAACTAATGAAGTTGTTGACACCATGAAAATTTCAGGTCGTCATGTCTCAATGGACGCTCCATTCGTACAAGGTGAAGAAAACAACCTCTACGACGTCTTAGAGAATGATCAAGAAGAGAAGCCTGATACAGAATTGATGAATGACTCGCTTAGAAGAGAAGTTCAAAGAGCGCTTTCGACGCTTACAAAAAGAGAAGCTGATGTCATCACATTGTATTTTGGTTTGAATGGAGAGCATTCTATGACTCTTGAAGAGATTGGCGAAAAATTCAACTTAACACGTGAAAGAGTTCGTCAAATTAAAGAAAAAGCCATACGAAGACTTCGTCACACATCACGAAGTAAAGCTTTGAAGCCTTACTTAGGATAA